The following are encoded in a window of Scophthalmus maximus strain ysfricsl-2021 chromosome 6, ASM2237912v1, whole genome shotgun sequence genomic DNA:
- the LOC118309742 gene encoding transcription factor HES-5-like isoform X2 produces MAPTITAQEHLTLSHKVRKPLVEKLRRERINSSIEQLKCLLAPELVQQQPDSKLEKADVLEMTVCFLTRLQQRRPMKTWDQLQSDFSPLSSTLQAPVHSAPWRPWSSPTH; encoded by the exons ATGGCTCCTACCATCACTGCACAGGAGCATCTGACTCTGAGCCACAAGGTCAGAAAGCCTCTGGTGGAGAAGTTACGCAGAGAGCGAATCAACAGCAGCATCGAGCAGCTCAAGTGTCTCCTGGCTCCAGAGTTGGTCCAACAGCAGCCAGACTCCAAGCTGGAGAAAGCAGACGTCCTGGAGATGACAGTTTGCTTCCTGACAcggctgcagcagagaagaCCGATGAAGACCTGGGACCAGCTGCAGTCGGACTTCTCTCCTCTGAGCTCCACGCTCCAGGCTCCagtccacagcgccccctggag gccGTGGTCCTCTCCTACACACTGA
- the LOC118309743 gene encoding transcription factor HES-5-like has protein sequence MAPTITAQEHLTLSHKVRKPLVEKLRRERINSSIEQLKCLLAPELVQQQPDSKLEKADVLEMTVCFLTRLQQRRPMKTWDQLQSDFSPLSSTLQAPVHSAPWRPWSSPTH, from the coding sequence ATGGCTCCTACCATCACTGCACAGGAGCATCTGACTCTGAGCCACAAGGTCAGAAAGCCTCTGGTGGAGAAGTTACGCAGAGAGCGAATCAACAGCAGCATCGAGCAGCTCAAGTGTCTCCTGGCTCCAGAGTTGGTCCAACAGCAGCCAGACTCCAAGCTGGAGAAAGCAGACGTCCTGGAGATGACAGTTTGCTTCCTGACAcggctgcagcagagaagaCCGATGAAGACCTGGGACCAGCTGCAGTCGGACTTCTCTCCTCTGAGCTCCACGCTCCAGGCTCCagtccacagcgccccctggaggccGTGGTCCTCTCCTACACACTGA
- the LOC118309740 gene encoding transcription factor HES-5-like, which yields MAPTITAQEHLTLSHKVRKPLVEKLRRERINSSIEQLKCLLAPELVQQQPDSKLEKADVLEMTVCFLTRLQQQRRRRSRAADSADRGFSRCVREVEDFLTEEEEEVKTRPQRRGMMMKTLDRLRSSSEQKLREADFSPPSSAVTLKGPVSGAPWRPWSTPEDRS from the coding sequence ATGGCTCCTACCATCACTGCACAGGAGCATCTGACTCTGAGCCACAAGGTCAGAAAGCCTCTGGTGGAGAAGTTACGCAGAGAGCGAATCAACAGCAGCATCGAGCAGCTCAAGTGTCTCCTGGCTCCAGAGTTGGTCCAACAGCAGCCAGACTCCAAGCTGGAGAAAGCAGACGTCCTGGAGATGACAGTTTGCTTCCTGAcacggctgcagcagcagcggcggcggcggagtcGAGCCGCGGACTCGGCGGATCGGGGTTTCTCCCGGTGCGTCCGAGAGGTGGAAGACTTCctgaccgaggaggaggaggaggtgaagacacGACcccagaggagagggatgatgatgaagacccTCGACCGGCTGCGCTCTTCGTCTGAGCAGAAGCTGAGAGAGGCCGACTTCTCTCCTCCGAGCTCCGCGGTCACGCTCAAGGGGCCGGTGAGCGGCGCCCCCTGGAGGCCGTGGTCGACTCCCGAGGACCGAAGCTGA
- the LOC118309742 gene encoding transcription factor HES-5-like isoform X1 has translation MAPTITAQEHLTLSHKVRKPLVEKLRRERINSSIEQLKCLLAPELVQQQPDSKLEKADVLEMTVCFLTRLQQRRPMKTWDQLQSDFSPLSSTLQAPVHSAPWRPWSTHWQTQGDGDWK, from the coding sequence ATGGCTCCTACCATCACTGCACAGGAGCATCTGACTCTGAGCCACAAGGTCAGAAAGCCTCTGGTGGAGAAGTTACGCAGAGAGCGAATCAACAGCAGCATCGAGCAGCTCAAGTGTCTCCTGGCTCCAGAGTTGGTCCAACAGCAGCCAGACTCCAAGCTGGAGAAAGCAGACGTCCTGGAGATGACAGTTTGCTTCCTGACAcggctgcagcagagaagaCCGATGAAGACCTGGGACCAGCTGCAGTCGGACTTCTCTCCTCTGAGCTCCACGCTCCAGGCTCCagtccacagcgccccctggaggccGTGGTCCACTCACTGGCAGacgcagggagacggagactgGAAGTGA